CGGTAGTTTAATAGAATCTCTGTAGTTACAGTCATATAGTTACATAGTACCTGTAGTTTAATAGAATCTCTGTAGTTACAGTCATATAGTTACATAGTACCTGTAGTTTAATAGAATCTCTGTAGTTACAGTCATATAGTTACATAGTACCGGTAGTTTAATAGAATCTCTGTAGTTACAGTCAtataattacatagtacctgtagTTTAATAGAACagtaaaacaacaacataaaacTTGACAAATGTTAATGACACCACACTTGCTCATACCCACATGTTGCCACCCTATCAGTACTTGTACATATTTgttcaatattttatttatttattctattGTTTCTTATTTATTCTCATAATCAATAGCCGTTGGTTTCATCCACTAGTTGTTTCCAATGCTTGTAAGACCCAATATGACTTCAGATTGTGTTATGGTGTTTGTATCTGGAGCCAGATTTTTgtcaatatttaaataataaagtATTTGATTCTTCCATTCTCTTAAGGTATTTATCTtcaatatgtaaacattgttcCTCTTTGTACTTAACTATAGAATTTTACCAGTCAGAGCTCGTTTTTTTTTACGAGTTccaagttgtcttgaacgcactgaagtcggaagtctgagATTCACAGTTGTTTGAACGCGGCACAAAATGTAATATACAATTCTATGggaaaacatttcttaaatggaagcaaacggaacgtaGCGGGAAGGGAGGTACCTGCATTTGTGCTTTAGAGACTGTCGTTTTAGTTGAACAAATGTTTGGTCTAATGACGACACCGTAGGTGCACGGTACCTTTAAATCCCAGTTGAACCCCTCCTCCCCCGTCACGTCACACTGAGACACGTCATCAGTCACAACAAACATGGCGGATGCCGGTGCATTTATGACTCTAGCGACACTTTCACTGATAGGTTTCGCATTACTAGCAGGGTTTTACCTGACCACTTTAAATGTACTATGGACACTGGTCTCCGTTACTGTTACTGCCGTGTTGGTGACCCAGTTATTGCGGAAGTTACGGAGAAGAGACGCGTTGACGGAGCGGCGTGTATGTGTGCTGGTTCTGGGGGATATCGGACGCAGCCCTCGCATGCAGTACCATGCCCTTTCGCTCAGCAAACACGGCTACAGCGTAACGTTTGTTGGATTCCCTGGTAAATTAATAGATTGATTGTTATATGTACAAATAAACATGGAGCTATACTTTCATTTGTGGCCTCCCTGCTGGCCGGGTCCCAGAtgtgtttgtgctcttgccaactctaGCTCTTCTGACTACTCTTCTCTACTGTGACTACATGTTGTGGTTTTTGTCAGGTACCAAGCCTCATCAGGATGTGATTGGAGATGAGAGGATCACAATCATCCCAATCACAGAAGTTAAAGGACTCCAAGGTACTGGAACTGATCTGGAAATGAGTTTACAGCATTTACCATGACCGTATAGTTATACCATATTACCGTATATGTATACCATATATGTATACCATATTTCTGTATATGTATACCATGTTACTGTATATGTATACCATATTACTGTATATGTATACCATGTTACTGTATATGTATACTATATTACCGTATATGTATACCATATATGTATACCATATTTCTGTATATGTATACCATGTTACTGTatactatattactgtatatgtataccatattactgtatatgtataccatgttactgtatatgtatactatattactgtatatgTATACCATGTTACTGTATATGTATACCATATTTCTGTATATGTATACTATGTTACTGTATATGTATACTGTATTACGGTATGTatactatattactgtatatgtatactatattactgtatatgtatactatatatgtatactatattactgtatatgtatactatattactgtatatgtatacgatattactgtatatgtatactatatatgtatactatattactatatatgtatactatattactgtatatgtatactatattactgtatatgTATGCCATATTACAGTATATTAATGCCATATTACAGTATATTTATTAATGCCATATATGTatactatattactgtatatgtatactatattactgtatatgtatactatatatgtatactatattactgtatatgtatactatattactgtatatgtatacgatattactgtatatgtatactatatatgtatactatattactgtatatgAATGCCATATTACCGTATATTTATTTATTCCATATTACCGAATATTTATTCCATTACTAATCACTGGTTGTATAACAGTAGTTAGGTCTTGAATCTATCCCATAATATAGCCTGGTTCTGAGAGCCACTACCAGAGCACTGAGAGGGaaatccatctgtctgtctgtttccagTGGGTCCTAGGATGGTGAGCTATGTTACCAAGGTGATTCTCCAGTCCCTGCAGCTTCTCCTGGTGTTATTGAAGACTGACGTCCAGTCCCATATTCTCATGCAGGTATAGTTCTACAATAcacgctgctgtgtgtgtgtgttctatattcTCATGCAGGTATAGTTCTACAATacactctgctgtgtgtgtgttctatattcTCATGCAGGTATAGTTCTACAATacactctgctgtgtgtgtgttctatattcTCATGCAGGTATAGTTCTACAATacactctgctgtgtgtgtgttctatattcTCATGCAGGTATAGTTCTACAATacactctgctgtgtgtgtgtcccatatTCTCATGCATGTATAGTTCTACAATacactctgctgtgtgtgtgttctatattcTCATGCAGGTATAGTTCTACAATacactctgctgtgtgtgtgtgtgtgtgtgttctatattcTCATGCAGGTATTTCTACTACAATATAATAAACATAATGTAAACATTCCTACTTATTGACTGGAAGAACTTGCAGAAAAACCTGTGAACTTTCATTTATTCTGTTCTCTAACCTATCATGTCATATGTCCAGAGACATCTACAGATACTGCTGTGATTTCCCCATTAAACAACTGGTAGGATGATGTTTGTGTCCTGAGACATCTACAGATACTGCTGTGATTTCCCCATTAAACAACTGGTAGGATGCTGTTTGTGTCCTGAGACATCTACAGATACTGCTGTGATTTCCCCATTAAACAACTGGTAGGATGATGTTTGTGTCCTGAGACATCTACAGATACTGCTGTGATTTCCCCATAGAACAACTGGTAGGATGATGTTTGTGTCCTGAGACATCTACAGATACTGCTGTGATTTCCCCATTAAACAACTGGTAGGATGCTGTTTGTGTCCTGAGACATCTACAGATACTGCTGTGATTTCCCCATTAAACAACTGGTAGGATGCTGTTTGTGTCCTGAGACATCTACAGATACTGCTGTGATTTCCCCATTAAACAACTGGTAGGATGCTGTTTGTGTCCTGAGACATCTACAGATACTGCTGTGATTTCCCCATTAAACAACTGGTAGGATGCTGTTTGTGTCCTGAGACATCTACAGATACTGCTGTGATTTCCCCATAGAACAACTGGTAGGATGATGTTTGTGTCCTGAGACATCTACAGATACTGCTGTGATTTCCCCATAGAACAACTGGTAGGATGATGTTTGTGTCCTGAGACATCTACAGACACTGCTGTGATTTCACCCCAAAACAACTGGTAGGATGCTGTTTGTGTCCTGAGACATCTACAGATACTGCTGTGATTTCCCCATTAAACAACTGGTAGGATGCTGTTTGTGTCCTGAGACATCTACAGATACTGCTGTGATTTCCCCATAGAACAACTGGTAGGATGATGTTTGTGTCCTGAGACATCTACAGACACTGCTGTGATTTCACCCCAAAACAACTGGTAGGATGCTGTTTGTGTCCTGAGACATCTACAGATACTGCTGTGATTTCCCCATTAAACAACTGGTAGGATGCTGTTTGTGTCCTGAGACATCTACAGATACTGCTGTGATTTCCCCATTAAACAACTGGTAGGATGCTGTTTGTGTCCTGAGACATCTACAGATACTGCTGTGATTTCCCCATAGAACAACTGGTAGGATGCTGTTTGTGTCCTGAGACATCTACAGATACTGCTGTGATTTCACCCCAAAACAACTGGTAGGATGATGTTTGTGTCCTGAGACATCTACAGATACTGCTGTGATTTCCCCATTAAACAATTGGTAGGATGCTGTTCATGTGTTTTGCTGTAGTAAAGGTTGAATTTAATGTTGGTTTTAATAGTGTTTATTAAGGACCTGACCTGTCATTCTATTGTGTTCTATTGTGTTCTATCCTACTTCTTTAAATTATATTCTACTTCTATtcttattctattctgttctattgtaCTTGCCTCCTCCCCCAGAATCCTCCAGGACTGCCCAGTATAGTGGTGACATGGCTGGTGTGTTATTGACCTCTTCCTCCCCCAGAATCCTCCAGGACTGCCCAGTATAGTGGTGACATGGCTGGTGTGTTATtgacctcctcctcccccagaaTCCTCCAGGACTGCACAGTATAGTGGTGACATGGCTGGTGTGTTATTTGGTCTCTTCCTCCCCCAGAATCCTCCAGGACTGCCCAGTATAGTGGTGACAAGCCCGGTGTGTTATTCGTTCTCTTCCTCCCCCAGAATCCTCCATGACTGCCCAGTATAGTGGTGACATGGCTGGTGTGTTATTGACCTCTTCCTCCCCCAGAATCCTCCAGGACTGCCCAGTATAGTGGTGACATGGCTGGTGTGTTATTGACCTCTTCCTCCCCCAGAATCCTCTAGGACTGCCCAGTATAGTGGTGACATGGCTGGTGTGTTATTGACCGCCTCCTCCCCCAGAATCCTCTAGGACTGCTCAGTATAGTGGTGACATGGCTGGTGTGTTATTGACCTCTTCCTCCCCCAGAATCCTCCAGGACTGCCCAGTATAGTGGTGACATGGCTGGTGTGTTATTTGGGCTCTTCCTCCCCCAGAATCCTCCAGGACTGCCCAGTATAGTGGTGACATGGCTGGTGTGTTATTGACCTCCGCCTCCCCCAGAATCCTCCAGGACTGCCCAGTATAATGGTGACATGGCTGGTGTGTTATTGACCTCTTCCTCCCCCAGAATCCTCCAGGACTGCCCAGGATAGTGGTGACATGGCTGGTGTGTTATTGACCTCTTCCTCCCCCAGAATCCTCTAGGACTGCTTAGTATAGTGGTGACATGGCTGGTGTGTTATTTGGTCTCTTCCTCCCCCAGAATCCTCCAGGACTGCCCAGTATAGTGGTGACAAGCCTGGTGTGTTATTCGATCTCTTTCTCCCCCAGAATCCTCCAGGACTGCCCAGTATAGTGGTGACAAGCCTGGTGTGTTATTCGATCTCTTCCTCCCCCAGAATCCTCCAGGACTGCCCAGTATAGTGGTGACATGGCTGGTGTGTTATTCGGTCTCTTTCTCCCCCAGAATCCTCCAGGACTGCCCAGTATAATGGTGACATGGCTGGTGTGTGGTCTGAGAGGATCCAGGTTCATCATTGACTGGCACAACTACGGCTACACCATCATGGCCCTCTCACACGGCCCGGACCACCCCATCGTCAGGCTGGCACAGTGGTCAGTAACATCACCATGGCTGAGTCCCAAATAGATCCCTAttcaatacagtgcattcggaaagtattcagaccccttccctttttccacattttgttactttataaccttattctaaaatggattaaataaacaaaaatcctcatcaatctgcacacaataccccataatgacatcacaataccccataatgacatcacaataccccataatgacatcacaataccccataatgacaaagcaaaaatagtttttgggaaaatgttgcaaatgtacaaacaaacaaaacgtaTTTACACAAgtcttcagaccctttgctatgagacgtgaaattgagctcaggtacatcctgtttccattgatcatccttgtgatgtttctacaacttgattggagtccacctgtggtaaattcaattgattggacatgatttggaaaggcacacacctgtctatacaaggttctacagttgacagtgcatgtcagagcatgtccgtagagctctgagacatgattgtgtcgaggcacagatctagggaagggtaccatgtctgtagcattgaaggtccccaagaacacagtggcctacatcattctttagtggaagaagattggaacaaccaaaactcttcctacagctggccacccagccaaactgagcaatcaggggagaagggccctgGTCatcgaggtgaccaagaacccgatggtcactctgaccgagctctagagttcctctgtggaaatgggacacccttccagaaggacaaccatctctgtaacaaatgtggaaaaagtcaaggggtctgaatactttctgaattcatCTACAGCTTTGCATGAACATGGTCTTCTTCAGTGGGAACTAAACGGGCAGAtcagggagggacctacctgaatttgtacaAGAAATTGTTTCAGACTGTTTATCTACGTTGTGCATTAATGAATAGGACCCATGTTCTTGTCCCCTGTCCTGTCTCTGGCAGGTATGAGCAGTTGTTTGGGCGATTCTCCAGCCATAACCTTTGTGTCACCAACGCTATGAAGGAAGACCTTCAGAACAACTGGAACATCAGGTGAGGATTGTTTTACTTTCAACATCCGTCTGTCAATCAATCCATCTGGAGATAGATAGacgacggacggacagacagacagacatcgatGGACAGACGGATGGACAGACACAGATAGACGGACGGACATACAccaataaacagacagacagacacagatagacgtacagacacagatagacagacggacggagggacagacagacagacatcgatGGACAGACGGATGGACAGACACCAATAAACAGACGTAcagacacagatagacagacggacggagggacagacagacggacggacggagggacagacagacagacggacggagggacagacagacggacggagggACAGAACAGACGGACGGAGGGACagatagacagacggacggagggacagatagacagacggacggagGGACAGATAGATAGACGTGCGGAGGGAGGGACAGACCGATGCAGTGGGGAGTCTGAATCTATCCCTATCTCTTCCCCTTGGCCATGACTAACCCCTTGGTCATGACAtgtctgaagggtctggataggtataagcaGTGTAGTGGCAAACCGGCCTCCATACTGCTTCCACTTTACgtatctgggttaggggaggggctTGGGACCGGCTGTAATACTTTGAAAGACCCGTTCTACCTACAGACATGACAGGATGTGGAGACATATCTAATGACATGGCAGGATGTGGAGACATATCTACACACATGACAGGATGTGGAGACATATCTACACACATGACAGGATGTGGAGACATATCTAATGACATGGCAGGATGTGGAGACATATCTACACACATGACAGGATGTGGAGACATATCTAATGACATGGCAGGATGTGgagacacatctacacacatgACAGGATGTGGAGACATATCTAATGACATGACAGGATGTGGAGACATATCTACACACATGACAGGATGTGGAGACATATCTACACACATGACAGGATGTGGAGACATATCTACACACATGACAGGATGTGGAGACATATCTAATGACATGACAGGATGTGGAGACATATCTAATGACATGACAGGATGTGGAGACACGTCTAATGACATGACAGAATGTGGAGACACGTCTAATGACATGACAGGATGTGGAGACACGTCTACAGACATGACGGGATGTGGAGACATATCTACAGACATGACAGGATGTGGAGACACGTCTAATGACATGACAGGATGTGGAGACATATCTACAGACATGACAGGATGTGGAGACACGTCTAATGACATGACAGGATGTGGAGACACGTCTAAGGACATGACAGGATGTGGAGACACGTCTACAGACATGACAGGATGTGGAGACACGTCTAATGACAGGATGTGGAGACACGTCTACAGACATGACGGGATGTGGAGACATATCTACAGACATGACAGGATGTGGAGACACGTCTAATGACATGACAGGATGTGGAGACATATCTACAGACATGACAGGATGTGGAGACACGTCTAATGACATGACAGGATGTGGAGACACGTCTAAGGACATGACAGGATGTGGAGACACGTCTACAGACATGACAGGATGTGGAGACACGTCTAATGACAGGATGTGGAGACACGTCTACAGACATGACAGGATGTGGAGACACGTCTAATGACAGGATGTGGAGACACATCTACAGTGTAGGCCTACATGACAATGGTTTCCTATGCAAGATCAAACTATTGTCTGTCTACAGCTGTCTTGTCTGAAAGTAGTAGTGGTCTTTCCCAGATGATTGGGTTTACAGGCAACAGAAAGAGAAGATGGTTGACTACTATTGTCTTGACTCATTGTCTTATTCTCCTCCTATTGGGCGACCACATTGTATGACAAGCCAACTGTCTTATTCTCCTCCTATTGGGCGACCACATTGTATGACAAGCCACCTGTCTTATTCTCCTCCTATTGGGCGACCACATTGTATGACAAGCCAACTGTCTTATTCTCCTCCTATTGGGCGACCACATTGTATGACAAGCCAACTGTCTTATTCTCCTCCTATAGGGCGACCACATTGTATGACAAGCCAACTGTCTTATTCTCCTCCTATTGGGCGACCACATTGTATGACAAGCCAACTGTCTTATTCTCCTCCTATAGGGCGACCACATTGTATGACAAGCCAACTGTCTTATTCTCCTCCTATTGGGCGACCACATTGTATGACAAGCCAACTGTCTTATTCTCCTCCTATAGGGCGACCACATTGTATGACAAGCCAACTGTCTTATTCTCCTCCTATAGGGTGACCACATTGTATGACAAGCCAACTGTCTTATTCTCCTCCTATTGGGCGACCACATTGTATGACAAGCCAACTGTCTTATTCTCCTCCTATAGGGCGACCACATTGTATGATAAGCCACCTGCTATCTTCAAGGAGACTTCAGTAGACCTAAAGCACCAGCTGTTCATGAGGCTGGCCAAGACTATCCCTCAGTTCCAGGTCTGGTGAGTCTAGTATAGTCTGTTGATGAGGCTGGCCAAGACTATCCCTCAGTTCCAGGTCTAGTATAGTCTGTTGATGAGGCTGGTCAAGACTAACCCTCAGTTCCAGGTCTGGGGGTATCCTATTGGTTCCTGGAGGAACACGGGGCCTGTACTACAGTTATCCTCTTGGTTCTGGAGGAACATAGGGCCTGTACTACAGTTATCCTCTTGGTTCCTGGAGGAACATAGGGCCTGTACTACAGTTATCCTCTTGGTTCATGGAGGAACAAGTGGCCTGTACTATAGTTATCCTCTTTGTTCTGGAGGAACACGGGGCCTGTACTACAGTTATCCTCTTGGTTCCTGGAGGAACAAGGGGCCTGTACTATAGTTATACTCTTGGTTCCTGGAGGAACAAGGGGCCTGTACTATAGTTATCCTCTTTGTTCTGGAGGAACATAGGGCCTGTACTACAGTTATCCTCTTGGTTCCTGGAGGAACACGGGGCCTGTACTACAGTTATCCTCTTGGTTCCTGGAGGAACAAGGGGCCTGTACTATAGTTATCCTCTTTGTTCTGGAGGAACACAGGGCCTGTACTACAGTTATCCTCTTGGTTCCTGGAGGAACATAGGGCCTGTACTACAGTTATCCTCTTGGTTCCTGGAGGAACATAGGGCCTGTACTACGCTTATCCTCTTGGTTCTGGAGGAACACAGGGCCTGTACTACAGTTATCCTCTTGGTTCTGGAGGAACATAGGGCCTGTACTACAGTTATCCTCTTGGTTCCTGGAAGAACACAGGGCCTGTACTACAGTTATCCTCTTGGTTCTGGAGGAACACAGGGCCTGTACTACAGTTATCCTCTTGGTTCTGGAGGAACACAGGGCCTGTACTACAGTTATCCTCTTGGTTCTGGAGGAACACAGGGCCTGTACTACAGTTATCCTCTTGGTTCTGGAGGAACACAGGGCCTGTACTACAGTTATCCTCTTGGTTCTGGAGGAACACAGGGCCTGTACTACAGTTATCCTCTTGGTTCTGGAGGAACACAGGGCCTGTACTACAGTTATCCTCTTGGTTCTGGAGGAACACAGGGCCTGTACTACAGTTATCCTCTTGGTTCCTGGAGGAACACAGGGCCTGTACTACAGTTATCCTCTTGGTTCTGGAGGAACACGGGGCCTGTACTACAGTTATCCTCTTGGTTCTGGAGGAACACAGGGCCTGTACTACAGTTATCCTCTTGGTTCTGGAGGAACACAGGGCCTGTACTACAGTTATCCTCTTGGTTCTGGAGGAACACAGGGCCTGTACTATAGTTATCCTCTTGGTTCTGGAGGAACACAGGGCCTGTACTACAGTTATCCTCTTGGTTCTGGAGGAACACAGGGCCTGTACTACAGTTATCCTCTTGGTTCTGGAGGAACACAGGGCCTGTACTACAGTTATCCTCTTGGTTCCTGGAGGAACACAGGGCCTGTACTACAGTTATCCTCTTGGTTCTGGAGGAACACGGGGCCTGTACTACAGTTATCTTCTTGGTTCTGGAGGAACACGGGGCCTGTACTACAGTTATCCTCTTGGTTCCTGGAGGAACACGGGGCCTGTACTACAGTTATCCTCTTGGTTCTGGAGGAACACAGGGCCTGTACTACAGTTATCCTCTTGGTTCCTGGAGGAACACGGGACCTGTACTACAGTTATCCTCTTGGTTCCTGGAGGAACATAGGGCCTGTACTACAGTTATCCTCTTGGTTCCTGGAGGAACATGGGGCCTGTACTACAGTTATCCTCTTGGTTCTGGAGGAACAAGGGGCCTGTACTACAGTTATCCTCTTGGTTCCTGGAGGAACACGGGGCCTGTACTACAGTTATCCTCTTGGTTCTGGAGGAACAAGGGGCCTGTACTACAGTTATCCTCTTGGTTCCTGGAGGAACATAGGGCCTGTACTACAGTTATCCTCTTGGTTCCTGGAGGAACATGGGGCCTGTACTACAGTTATCCTCTTGGTTCCTGGAGGAACACAGGGCCTGTACTACAGTTATCCTCTTGGTTCCTGGAGGAACACGGGGCCTGTACTACAGTTATCCTCTTGGTTCCTGGAGGAACATAGGGCCTGTACTACAGTTATCCTCTTGGTTCTGGAGGAACATGGGGCCTGTACTACAGTTATCCTCTTGGTTCCTGGAGGAACACGGGGCCTGTACTACAGTTATCCTCTTGGTTCCTGGAGGAACACGGGGCCTGTACTACAGTTATCCTCTTGGTTCTGGAGGAACACAGGGCCTGTACTACAGTTATCCTCTTGGTTCTGGAGGAACACGGGGCCTGTACTACAGTTATCCTCTTGGTTCTGGAGGAACACAGGGCCTGTACTACAGTTATCCTCTTGGTTCCCGGAGGAACAAGGGGCCTGTACTACAGTTATCCAACGTTGCTGGacagttattataatgtcattACTCTAACAAATACATTTAACAGACATGACATAACACATGTTATAATCACTGTGTTTCTGTTTTTATTGGAGAGATAAAGAACTATCATAGACATGTTATAACCACTGTGTCTGTTACAGTGGTGAGCGCCCTGGTGGTGAGACGGAGAGAACAGCGTTTACAGGTCGTGACCCCAGTGACCTTTCTGTGACCTTGACCTCAGGTCGACCTGCCCTACTGATCAGTAGCACCAGCTGGACTGGTCAGTACCCCACAGGCACAGTTTgagtgccaaatggcaccctattctccatagggctctggtcaaaagttgtacaatacatagggaataaggtgccatttcatAAGCACCAGGAGACTGCATTTTATTCAGTTTAAATGGaacgtttttctggatttttaccCCAATCTTAATGGTCCAAACATCCTTTCGCGCCAGTTTACATTCTGTTTGGAGTCAGGTCAGGATGGGGATCAGACTAGAGCCAGATTACATTCTGTTTGGAGTCAGGTCAGGATTGGGACTACATTCTGTTTGGAGTCAGGTTAGGATGGGATCAGACTAGAGCCAGATTACATTCTGTTTAGAATCAGGTCAGGATGGGGATCAGACTAGCCAGATTACATTCTGTTTGGAGTCAGGTCAGGATGGGGATCAGACTAGCCAGATTACATTCTGTTTGGAGTCAGGTCAGGATGGGGATCAGACTAGAGCCAGTTTACATTCTGTTTGGAGTCAGGTCAGGATTGGGATCAGACTAGAGCCAGATTACATTCTGTTTGGAGTCAGGTCAGGATTGGGATCAGACTAGAGCCAGATTACATTCTGTTTGGAGTCAGGTCAGGATTGGGATCAGACTAGGGACAGATTACATTCTGTTCAGAATCAGGTCAGGATGAGGATCAGACTAGAGGTTTTCTGTGTTGGACATAAAATGCAATTCTGGCTCTATGTGTTTAGTCGACATAGTACACACAGCTGTCAGGTGTAAATACTTGTTAGGGTCTCTCACTGTTTCCCCTGTCTGTGTTCAACAGAGGATGAGGACTTCTCCATTCTGCTGAAGGCTCTGGAAGGTAATCATTATCATCTGCAGTTGAGCCCCATTTTAAAGAGCATCCTTCCTCTCATCCATCCTTCCTCTCATCCATCCTTCCTCCCATCCATCCTTCCTcccatccttccttcctcccatccttcctcccatccatccatccttcttcCCTCCCATCCATCCTTCCTTCTTTGAAGTCATCTCTGATTAGAAAAGACTTAACAGATGAAAGCCATGTGGTGGAGCACTGGAATTCACCTGTCTAGTCATTCTTAATTAGAATCAATCACGTCTAATCAGTGACTATAATTCACCCGTCTAGTCATTCTTAATTAGAATCAATCATGTCTAATCAGTGACTATAATTCACCTGTCTAGTCATTCTTAATTAGAATCAATCACGTCTAATCAGTGACTATAATTCACCTGTCTAGTCATTCTTAATTAGAATCAATCACGTCTAATCAGTGACTATAATTCACCTGTCTAGTCATTCTTAATTAGAATCAATCACGTCTAATCAGTGACTATAATTCACCTGTCTAATCATTCTTAATTAGAATCAATCACGTCTAATCAGTGATTctaagagagaaaggaaggagacCTCTCAGTGGTGTCCTCTTAGGGtccatggggctctggtcaaaaggtagtgcactacgtagggagtAGGGTTCCTGTTTGGGATACACACCCTTGAATTAACCTTGTGTGTTTTCTCT
The sequence above is a segment of the Salvelinus alpinus chromosome 1, SLU_Salpinus.1, whole genome shotgun sequence genome. Coding sequences within it:
- the alg1 gene encoding chitobiosyldiphosphodolichol beta-mannosyltransferase isoform X2, which encodes MQNPPGLPSIMVTWLVCGLRGSRFIIDWHNYGYTIMALSHGPDHPIVRLAQWYEQLFGRFSSHNLCVTNAMKEDLQNNWNIRATTLYDKPPAIFKETSVDLKHQLFMRLAKTIPQFQVCGERPGGETERTAFTGRDPSDLSVTLTSGRPALLISSTSWTEDEDFSILLKALEDYEGFVEAGASLPSLVCVITGKGPQKDHYRKLIDTLSFEHVKICTPWLEAEDYPVLLGSADLGVCLHKSSSGLDLPMKVVDMFGCCLPVCAVHFYCLHELVKHEENGLIFKDSEELSGQLKSLLWDFPGCEDEGKLGQFRRNLRASGGQRWDQNWDQNVLPLLTAP
- the alg1 gene encoding chitobiosyldiphosphodolichol beta-mannosyltransferase isoform X1, translating into MADAGAFMTLATLSLIGFALLAGFYLTTLNVLWTLVSVTVTAVLVTQLLRKLRRRDALTERRVCVLVLGDIGRSPRMQYHALSLSKHGYSVTFVGFPGTKPHQDVIGDERITIIPITEVKGLQVGPRMVSYVTKVILQSLQLLLVLLKTDVQSHILMQNPPGLPSIMVTWLVCGLRGSRFIIDWHNYGYTIMALSHGPDHPIVRLAQWYEQLFGRFSSHNLCVTNAMKEDLQNNWNIRATTLYDKPPAIFKETSVDLKHQLFMRLAKTIPQFQVCGERPGGETERTAFTGRDPSDLSVTLTSGRPALLISSTSWTEDEDFSILLKALEDYEGFVEAGASLPSLVCVITGKGPQKDHYRKLIDTLSFEHVKICTPWLEAEDYPVLLGSADLGVCLHKSSSGLDLPMKVVDMFGCCLPVCAVHFYCLHELVKHEENGLIFKDSEELSGQLKSLLWDFPGCEDEGKLGQFRRNLRASGGQRWDQNWDQNVLPLLTAP